The Glycine soja cultivar W05 chromosome 8, ASM419377v2, whole genome shotgun sequence genome has a window encoding:
- the LOC114422805 gene encoding UDP-glycosyltransferase 83A1-like, translated as MGIPHFLCIPFPVQGHVNPLMQFSLLLVKHGCKVTFVHTEFSLKRTKTSGADNLEHSQVKLVTLPDGLEAEDDRSDVTKLLLSIKSNMPALLPKLIEDINALDADNKITCIIVTFNMGWPLEVGHKLGIKGALLCPASATSLASAACIPKLIHDGIIDSQGLPTKTQEIQLSPNMPLIDTENFPWRGFNKIFFDHLVQEMKTLELGEWWLCNTTYDLEPGAFSVSPKFLPIGPLMESDNSKSAFWEEDTTCLEWLDQQPPQSVIYVSFGSLAVMDPNQFKELALALDLLDKPFIWVVRPCNDNKENVNAYAHDFHGSKGKIVGWAPQKKILNHPALASFISHCGWNSTLEGICAGVPFLCWPCATDQYLDKSYICDVWKIGLGLDKDENGIISREEIRKKVDQLLVDEDIKARSLKLKDMTINNILEGGQSSKNLNFFMDWAK; from the exons ATGGGTATCCCTCACTTTCTTTGTATACCATTTCCAGTTCAAGGACATGTGAACCCTCTTATGCAATTTTCTCTGCTTTTGGTTAAACATGGTTGCAAGGTCACTTTTGTACACACTGAGTTCAGCCTCAAACGAACAAAGACTTCTGGTGCTGACAACCTCGAGCATTCACAAGTAAAGTTGGTGACTCTTCCTGATGGTTTGGAGGCTGAAGATGACAGAAGTGATGTGACAAAACTTCTTTTGTCTATCAAAAGCAACATGCCTGCTTTGCTTCCAAAGCTCATAGAAGATATCAATGCCTTGGATGCTGACAATAAGATCACCTGTATTATTGTTACATTTAATATGGGTTGGCCTTTGGAAGTTGGCCACAAACTGGGAATCAAAGGAGCTCTTCTCTGTCCAGCATCTGCAACTTCCTTGGCTTCTGCTGCTTGCATCCCAAAGCTGATTCATGATGGCATTATTGATTCTCaag GACTTCCCACCAAAACACAAGAAATTCAACTCTCTCCAAACATGCCTCTGATAGACACAGAAAACTTTCCATGGCGTGGCTTTAATAAGATCTTCTTTGACCATCTTGTGCAAGAGATGAAAACTTTGGAGTTAGGAGAGTGGTGGCTTTGCAACACTACTTATGATCTTGAGCCTGGAGCATTTTCCGTATCACCAAAGTTCCTACCCATTGGCCCATTGATGGAAAGTGACAACAGCAAAAGTGCATTTTGGGAAGAAGATACAACTTGCTTAGAGTGGTTAGATCAACAACCACCTCAATCTGTCATATATGTTTCCTTTGGCAGTTTGGCAGTAATGGATCCAAACCAATTTAAAGAATTAGCTCTTGCACTTGATCTCCTTGACAAGCCTTTCATTTGGGTTGTACGTCCATGTAATGACAACAAGGAAAATGTTAATGCATACGCACATGATTTCCATGGAAGCAAAGGTAAAATAGTTGGTTGGGCACCCCAGAAGAAGATATTGAACCACCCTGCATTGGCTAGCTTCATTAGTCACTGTGGTTGGAATTCTACCCTAGAAGGTATATGTGCCGGTGTACCTTTCTTGTGTTGGCCATGCGCCACTGATCAATATCTTGACAAGTCATATATATGTGATGTGTGGAAGATTGGGCTTGGACTAGACAAGGATGAAAATGGAATAATTTCTAGGGAAGAGATAAGGAAGAAGGTGGATCAACTGCTTGTTGATGAAGACATCAAAGCTAGgtcattgaaattgaaagacATGACCATAAATAACATACTAGAAGGTGGTCAGTCATCAAAGAATCTCAACTTCTTTATGGATTGGGCGAAGTAA